One Peribacillus simplex NBRC 15720 = DSM 1321 genomic region harbors:
- a CDS encoding YycC family protein: protein MKPLQISPETALKLSKSLNLPLEQIMHMPTPVLLRKLAEAEAKEKENTK, encoded by the coding sequence ATGAAGCCATTGCAAATATCACCGGAAACCGCATTAAAGTTATCCAAGTCTCTAAACTTGCCTTTAGAGCAAATCATGCATATGCCAACCCCCGTCTTGCTGAGAAAGCTTGCCGAGGCTGAAGCAAAAGAAAAAGAAAATACAAAATAG
- a CDS encoding thiazole biosynthesis adenylyltransferase ThiF → MNERYSRQELFGPIGEEGQLKIRKKHVLVIGAGALGTGSAEGLVRAGIGKLTIVDRDYVEWSNLQRQQLYCEEDALKRIPKAVAAKNRLNALNSDVIVKSHVADVSVDELARLVEGVDLILDATDNFDTRMLINDTAQKYNIPWIYGACVGSYGISYTVIPEVTPCLNCLLETVPMGGLTCDTAGIISPAVQTVVAHQMAEALKILVEDYESLRNKIVSFDLWKNEHSSINVAQLKKDTCLSCGSNRTYPHLSYSNRTKTAVLCGRDSVQIRPAWNLERDLAELENNLLAQGGKIVRNPYLLSFTIGTHRLVVFKDGRALIHGTKDIAEAKTLYHRYFG, encoded by the coding sequence ATGAATGAACGTTATTCACGTCAAGAACTTTTTGGCCCTATAGGGGAAGAAGGGCAATTGAAAATTCGCAAAAAACATGTTTTGGTGATTGGAGCGGGTGCTCTTGGTACGGGAAGTGCGGAAGGCCTTGTACGAGCAGGAATTGGGAAACTCACCATTGTGGACAGAGATTATGTAGAGTGGAGCAACCTTCAAAGACAACAGCTTTATTGTGAAGAAGATGCACTAAAAAGAATACCGAAAGCAGTAGCAGCTAAGAATCGTTTGAATGCGCTAAATTCGGACGTTATCGTAAAATCGCATGTGGCGGATGTTTCGGTTGATGAACTGGCGAGGCTTGTTGAAGGCGTGGATTTAATATTGGATGCCACTGATAACTTCGATACCAGGATGCTTATTAATGATACTGCGCAAAAATATAACATACCCTGGATTTATGGGGCCTGTGTTGGGAGTTATGGGATAAGTTACACGGTGATCCCAGAGGTGACACCATGTTTGAATTGTTTGCTGGAAACGGTTCCAATGGGAGGATTGACATGTGATACGGCGGGAATCATCAGCCCTGCTGTTCAAACGGTCGTTGCCCATCAAATGGCGGAAGCATTAAAAATCCTTGTAGAAGATTATGAATCACTAAGAAACAAAATCGTTTCATTTGATCTTTGGAAAAATGAACATTCATCCATAAATGTAGCTCAATTAAAAAAAGATACTTGTTTGTCATGTGGGTCAAATCGAACGTATCCCCACCTCTCCTATTCAAATCGAACAAAGACAGCCGTTTTGTGCGGAAGGGATTCTGTCCAGATTCGGCCAGCGTGGAATCTTGAAAGAGACTTAGCGGAACTCGAAAACAATCTTCTCGCACAAGGTGGTAAGATTGTTAGGAATCCTTATTTACTTTCATTTACTATCGGAACCCATCGGTTGGTCGTTTTTAAAGATGGGCGGGCGTTGATTCATGGAACAAAAGATATTGCAGAAGCAAAAACGTTATATCATCGTTATTTTGGCTGA
- the tlp gene encoding small acid-soluble spore protein Tlp → MGSYKHNQDNRLDNVEKIQDAIQNTEENIIAANETLSFSSGEEKEAIKAKNDRRRKSIDGMKEEMQDEQEARESGYSNDNI, encoded by the coding sequence ATGGGCTCATATAAACACAATCAGGATAACCGTTTGGATAATGTTGAAAAAATTCAGGATGCGATTCAAAATACAGAAGAAAACATAATCGCGGCAAATGAAACGTTGTCATTCTCTTCAGGGGAGGAAAAAGAGGCAATTAAGGCCAAAAATGACCGAAGAAGAAAGAGCATTGATGGAATGAAGGAAGAAATGCAAGATGAGCAAGAAGCACGGGAAAGCGGTTATAGTAACGATAATATTTAA
- a CDS encoding PadR family transcriptional regulator, whose product MRKTELLKGSTEMVLLSLLAQKDMYGYEMIEQLKQLSDGYLHYKEGMLYPALKRLEEKEYLNSYWQDSIEGPKRKYYYATKVGIAQFQDQWEEWNAFQEVIRKVVSHTYEHTQK is encoded by the coding sequence TTGCGGAAAACGGAGCTGTTAAAAGGTAGTACGGAAATGGTGTTGCTTTCATTATTGGCTCAAAAGGATATGTATGGGTATGAGATGATCGAACAGCTCAAACAGTTAAGTGATGGTTATTTACATTATAAAGAAGGCATGTTATATCCAGCTTTAAAAAGGCTGGAAGAGAAAGAGTATTTAAATAGTTACTGGCAGGATTCCATAGAAGGACCGAAAAGGAAATATTATTATGCGACGAAAGTGGGTATTGCTCAGTTTCAAGATCAATGGGAAGAATGGAACGCCTTTCAAGAAGTAATCCGTAAGGTCGTTTCGCACACATATGAGCACACACAAAAATAG
- a CDS encoding globin-coupled sensor protein → MGIFIKGRPEKAIWFQKAKVTDGILDVSSEQVKLQVNIIDLTEFDLKLIHAFREAIEPQVERVVDTFYQTILQVPELKGIITEHSTVGKLRKTLITHMLSLFNGVIDDDFVELRTKVAKTHYRIGLQPRWYSSGFQNVQNYMQRIVFEQSRNEEEQMALISAIGKILNLEQQLVLEAYEVENLKARENHYKEIKEEVRRKISLVSEEVLNLSEETEASVKQLIVNGQYVKTQIATRAELSLRSKTLAEEGQNRMQILTEKIQNLVIFMKNVDEKIVLLNQSFLSITEFVKLVQGIADQTNLLSLNSAIEAARAGEHGNGFAVVSNEVRKLAEQTKKSIAEIDAIVQTSNEYMKDVVDSVLRVKEVVQAGEKESELTENSFNEIIGVIKGNITDSTEMEMTIQGLVSIIQEIGNATEKVSRHAGILNNTANEL, encoded by the coding sequence ATGGGGATTTTCATAAAAGGAAGGCCGGAAAAAGCAATCTGGTTTCAAAAAGCTAAAGTAACAGATGGCATATTGGACGTAAGCAGTGAACAGGTGAAACTTCAGGTGAATATCATCGATTTAACCGAATTCGATTTAAAGCTGATCCATGCTTTTAGAGAGGCAATCGAACCCCAGGTTGAGAGAGTTGTTGATACCTTTTATCAAACGATTCTGCAGGTACCTGAATTGAAAGGGATAATCACGGAGCACAGCACAGTGGGAAAATTGAGGAAAACGTTAATTACTCATATGCTATCTTTATTCAATGGTGTGATTGACGATGATTTTGTTGAATTGCGGACGAAGGTGGCGAAGACCCATTATCGAATTGGATTACAGCCCCGGTGGTATTCATCCGGTTTTCAAAATGTACAGAATTACATGCAAAGAATTGTCTTTGAACAAAGCAGAAATGAAGAAGAGCAGATGGCATTAATATCAGCGATAGGAAAAATACTCAATCTCGAACAGCAGTTAGTCCTTGAGGCATATGAAGTGGAAAATTTAAAAGCTAGGGAAAATCATTATAAGGAAATAAAAGAGGAAGTGAGAAGGAAAATCTCGTTAGTTAGTGAAGAAGTCCTGAATTTAAGTGAAGAAACGGAGGCTTCCGTTAAGCAATTGATAGTAAACGGGCAATATGTCAAAACGCAGATCGCAACGCGCGCTGAACTATCACTTCGTTCAAAAACATTGGCTGAAGAGGGGCAGAATCGTATGCAGATCTTAACGGAAAAGATACAAAACCTTGTTATTTTCATGAAAAATGTTGATGAAAAGATCGTTTTATTAAACCAATCCTTCTTAAGCATTACCGAGTTTGTTAAGCTTGTACAAGGAATAGCCGACCAGACAAATTTACTATCATTGAACTCAGCCATCGAGGCTGCACGTGCAGGTGAACATGGTAATGGATTTGCAGTTGTTTCGAATGAGGTCAGGAAACTTGCTGAACAGACTAAAAAGTCGATAGCTGAAATAGATGCAATCGTGCAAACATCAAATGAATATATGAAAGATGTTGTTGATTCTGTCCTAAGGGTCAAGGAAGTGGTTCAAGCAGGCGAGAAAGAATCGGAGTTAACAGAAAATTCCTTTAATGAAATAATCGGAGTTATCAAAGGGAATATAACGGATTCTACAGAAATGGAAATGACTATTCAAGGATTAGTGTCAATCATCCAGGAAATCGGAAACGCTACTGAAAAGGTTTCGAGGCATGCAGGTATCCTGAATAACACGGCAAATGAATTGTAG
- a CDS encoding NUDIX hydrolase: MDIIYNICFITRKRFNENEVLMLFRQKNPNRHKWNGIGGKIEQGETIDESMEREILEETGLKVKGMAFRGIVTWNQTGGMYVYRAEEAGGGLSACDEGELAWKPYQWVMEANEVVSNIKYYLKDILQDEPPLEFAFTYENEHLISVKKKPLPDFAKELTFTN; the protein is encoded by the coding sequence ATGGATATTATATATAATATTTGTTTCATAACTCGAAAAAGATTCAACGAAAATGAAGTGTTGATGCTATTTCGCCAAAAGAATCCCAATAGGCATAAATGGAATGGTATAGGCGGGAAAATAGAACAAGGTGAAACCATCGATGAATCGATGGAACGCGAAATTCTTGAAGAAACTGGATTGAAGGTAAAGGGGATGGCCTTTCGAGGGATTGTGACATGGAATCAAACGGGTGGAATGTATGTTTACCGAGCTGAAGAGGCAGGTGGCGGGCTATCAGCCTGTGATGAAGGGGAACTTGCCTGGAAGCCATATCAATGGGTTATGGAGGCAAATGAAGTTGTGTCCAACATAAAGTATTATCTAAAAGATATATTACAGGATGAACCACCACTAGAATTTGCCTTTACATATGAAAATGAACATTTAATATCAGTCAAAAAGAAGCCGTTGCCTGATTTTGCAAAAGAATTGACTTTCACCAATTGA
- a CDS encoding FbpB family small basic protein → MKKRKRTFEELIKENKKELLMDVKQMERLEERLEKKHMQKAE, encoded by the coding sequence ATGAAAAAAAGAAAAAGGACATTTGAAGAATTAATTAAAGAAAACAAAAAGGAATTATTGATGGACGTTAAACAAATGGAAAGACTTGAGGAACGTCTTGAAAAAAAACATATGCAAAAGGCTGAATAG
- a CDS encoding acid-soluble spore protein N — protein MGNPKKDSKHFRPSHLGTQPIAAGGNNGKKMQDKSGKHPQVIQTKGE, from the coding sequence ATGGGTAATCCAAAAAAAGATTCCAAACACTTTAGACCGAGCCATCTAGGGACACAACCAATAGCAGCGGGTGGCAATAACGGGAAGAAAATGCAGGACAAATCAGGGAAACATCCTCAAGTCATTCAAACTAAAGGTGAGTAA
- the sspO gene encoding small acid-soluble spore protein O: MTKQKANHVIPGMNAAKAQGNGAGYNDELGNEPPLSEMQRQNNKKRKKNQ; encoded by the coding sequence ATGACAAAACAAAAGGCAAATCATGTTATACCAGGTATGAATGCTGCAAAAGCGCAAGGTAATGGAGCTGGATACAATGATGAACTGGGAAATGAACCGCCATTATCCGAAATGCAAAGGCAAAATAATAAAAAAAGAAAGAAAAACCAATGA
- the acnA gene encoding aconitate hydratase AcnA — protein sequence MTKNDVYQARKSFEIEGERYNYYSLDAIEKAGDGQVSRLPYSIKVLLEAVLRQVDGRVITKEHVANLAKWGTSEQQDIDVPFKPSRVILQDFTGVPVVVDLASLRNAFAALGGDPDKINPEIPVDLVIDHSVQVDKAGTIDSLDANMDLEFERNAERYQFLSWAQKSFNNYRAVPPATGIVHQVNLEYLANVVHAVETPNGDFEVFPDSVFGTDSHTTMINGIGVLGWGVGGIEAEAGMLGQPSYFPVPKVVGVKLTGQLPKGTTATDLALKVTQVLRAHGVVGKFVEFYGPGVGYLPLADRATIANMAPEYGATVGFFPVDAEAIDYMRLTGRDEKQIKVVESYCKENGLFYSPENEDPAYNDVVEIDLSAIEPNLSGPKRPQDLIPLSQMKQSFHDAINAPMGNQGFGMDNSELDKEVTVKFADGKETVMKTGAIAIAAITSCTNTSNPYVMLGAGLIAKKAVEKGLTVPDYVKTSLAPGSKVVTGYLRDAGLQPFLDQLGFNVVGYGCTTCIGNSGPLADEIEAAVAEADLLVTSVLSGNRNFEGRIHPLVKANYLASPTLVVAYALAGTVDFDLNNDSLGKDKDGNDVYLADIWPSQEEVNAAVKATVTPELFRKEYETVFNDNKRWNEIQTSNEAIYAFDSKSTYIQNPPFFEGLSPEPGSVNPLSGLRVVGKFGDSVTTDHISPAGAIGKDTPAGIYLRENGVKPRDFNSYGSRRGNHEAMMRGTFANIRIRNQVAPGTEGGYTTYWPTGDVMAIYDACMKYKADGTGLAVIAGKDYGMGSSRDWAAKGTNLLGIKTVIAESFERIHRSNLALMGVLPLQFKEGENAETLGLTGKEAIAVKIDETVKPRDIVTVTATDEAGNVKEFDVLVRFDSEIEIDYYRHGGILQMVLRNKLKG from the coding sequence ATGACGAAAAATGACGTATACCAAGCGCGTAAGTCCTTTGAAATTGAAGGGGAACGCTACAACTACTACAGCCTAGACGCTATTGAAAAAGCAGGGGACGGCCAAGTATCTCGCCTTCCATATTCCATTAAAGTTTTACTTGAAGCGGTACTTCGCCAAGTAGACGGAAGAGTAATCACAAAAGAACATGTTGCGAACCTTGCTAAATGGGGAACAAGCGAGCAACAAGATATAGATGTTCCTTTCAAGCCATCTCGTGTTATCCTACAAGATTTCACTGGTGTTCCAGTTGTTGTTGATTTAGCTTCTCTACGTAATGCATTCGCTGCACTTGGTGGAGATCCTGATAAAATCAACCCGGAAATCCCGGTTGACCTTGTAATTGACCACTCTGTACAAGTTGATAAAGCAGGTACTATTGATTCCCTTGATGCCAATATGGATCTTGAATTCGAACGTAATGCAGAGCGTTACCAGTTCCTAAGCTGGGCTCAAAAATCATTCAATAACTACCGTGCGGTTCCACCAGCAACTGGTATCGTTCACCAAGTTAACCTTGAGTACCTTGCGAACGTAGTGCATGCAGTTGAAACTCCAAACGGCGATTTTGAAGTATTCCCTGACTCTGTTTTTGGTACAGATTCACATACTACAATGATCAACGGTATTGGTGTTCTTGGTTGGGGTGTCGGCGGTATCGAAGCAGAAGCAGGCATGCTTGGACAGCCTTCTTACTTCCCAGTTCCAAAAGTGGTTGGTGTTAAACTAACTGGCCAACTTCCTAAAGGTACAACAGCTACTGACCTTGCATTGAAAGTAACACAAGTTCTTCGTGCACACGGCGTAGTTGGTAAATTTGTTGAGTTCTACGGCCCAGGAGTAGGATACCTTCCACTTGCTGACCGTGCAACAATCGCTAACATGGCTCCTGAATACGGTGCTACAGTTGGTTTCTTCCCTGTTGATGCAGAAGCGATCGATTACATGCGCTTAACAGGCCGTGATGAAAAACAAATTAAAGTGGTTGAATCTTACTGCAAAGAAAATGGATTGTTCTACTCTCCTGAAAACGAAGATCCAGCATACAATGATGTTGTGGAAATCGACCTTTCAGCAATTGAACCAAACCTTTCAGGCCCTAAACGCCCGCAAGATTTGATTCCACTTTCTCAAATGAAACAATCTTTCCATGATGCTATCAATGCACCAATGGGTAACCAAGGTTTCGGCATGGACAATTCTGAATTGGATAAAGAAGTGACTGTTAAATTTGCCGATGGTAAAGAAACGGTAATGAAAACAGGTGCGATCGCAATTGCTGCAATCACAAGCTGTACAAATACTTCTAACCCATACGTAATGCTTGGGGCAGGTCTTATTGCTAAAAAAGCAGTTGAAAAAGGCTTGACTGTTCCTGATTATGTAAAAACATCATTGGCACCAGGTTCTAAAGTTGTTACTGGTTACCTTCGTGATGCAGGTCTTCAACCATTCCTTGATCAATTAGGATTCAACGTAGTTGGTTACGGTTGTACAACATGTATCGGTAACTCAGGTCCATTAGCGGACGAAATCGAAGCAGCAGTTGCTGAAGCAGATCTTCTAGTAACTTCAGTACTTTCTGGTAACCGTAACTTTGAAGGTCGTATTCATCCACTAGTGAAAGCAAACTATCTTGCTTCTCCAACTTTGGTTGTTGCATATGCACTTGCTGGTACTGTGGACTTCGATCTTAACAATGATTCACTTGGTAAAGACAAAGATGGTAACGATGTATATCTTGCTGATATCTGGCCATCACAAGAAGAAGTTAACGCTGCTGTTAAAGCAACAGTTACACCAGAATTATTCCGTAAAGAATATGAAACAGTATTCAACGATAACAAACGTTGGAATGAAATCCAAACAAGTAACGAAGCAATTTACGCTTTCGATTCTAAATCAACATATATTCAAAATCCTCCATTCTTTGAAGGATTATCACCAGAACCAGGTTCAGTTAACCCACTTTCTGGCTTGCGCGTAGTAGGTAAATTCGGTGACTCAGTAACAACTGACCACATTTCTCCTGCAGGTGCAATCGGTAAAGATACACCAGCTGGTATCTATCTTCGTGAAAACGGTGTGAAACCGCGTGACTTTAACTCTTACGGTTCTCGTCGTGGTAACCATGAAGCAATGATGCGTGGAACATTCGCAAACATTCGTATCCGTAACCAAGTTGCTCCAGGTACAGAAGGTGGTTACACTACTTACTGGCCAACAGGCGATGTAATGGCTATCTATGATGCTTGTATGAAATACAAAGCTGATGGAACAGGTCTTGCAGTCATCGCTGGTAAAGACTATGGTATGGGAAGCTCTCGTGACTGGGCTGCAAAAGGTACTAACCTTCTTGGCATCAAAACAGTCATCGCTGAAAGCTTTGAACGTATTCACCGTTCTAACCTTGCATTAATGGGTGTTCTTCCACTTCAATTCAAAGAAGGCGAAAACGCTGAAACGCTTGGATTGACTGGTAAAGAAGCGATTGCAGTTAAAATCGACGAAACAGTTAAACCGCGTGATATCGTAACAGTTACAGCTACTGATGAAGCTGGAAACGTAAAAGAATTTGATGTACTTGTTCGTTTCGATTCCGAAATCGAAATCGACTACTACCGTCACGGTGGTATCCTTCAAATGGTATTACGTAATAAATTAAAAGGCTAA
- the thiS gene encoding sulfur carrier protein ThiS, with the protein MELIINGEKIRIPADESTVTGLLQHFNLHQKVVIVELNDEILAKESLSETLLSNGDKVEIVHFVGGG; encoded by the coding sequence TTGGAATTGATTATTAACGGGGAAAAAATACGGATTCCTGCTGATGAATCAACAGTTACAGGGCTTTTGCAACACTTTAATTTACATCAAAAAGTAGTGATTGTTGAATTGAATGATGAAATATTAGCAAAAGAAAGTCTAAGTGAAACACTTTTGTCAAATGGAGACAAGGTAGAGATTGTACATTTTGTAGGAGGCGGATGA
- a CDS encoding acyl-CoA thioesterase, producing the protein MFIAENEIEVRYAETDQMGVVYHANYFIWMELGRTKLINDLGFYYADMEADGILSPVMDIQASYKTPVRYGDKVKVKTWIEKYDGLRVVYGYEIVNGKNEVAATGYSSHVCVKKESFRPISIKRMYPEWHEAYEKNKKHDELV; encoded by the coding sequence ATGTTCATAGCTGAAAATGAAATTGAAGTGCGGTATGCAGAGACAGATCAAATGGGAGTTGTATACCATGCGAATTATTTTATATGGATGGAACTAGGCAGGACAAAATTGATAAATGATTTAGGATTTTATTATGCTGATATGGAAGCGGATGGCATCCTTTCACCTGTTATGGATATTCAGGCTTCGTATAAAACCCCTGTTAGATATGGTGATAAGGTAAAAGTTAAAACCTGGATTGAAAAATATGACGGCTTACGAGTCGTTTATGGGTATGAAATCGTTAATGGAAAAAATGAAGTGGCTGCTACAGGTTATTCTTCCCATGTTTGCGTTAAAAAGGAGAGCTTCCGCCCGATATCCATTAAGCGCATGTATCCTGAATGGCATGAGGCCTATGAGAAAAATAAAAAGCATGATGAATTGGTTTAA
- a CDS encoding small acid-soluble spore protein P has translation MNKNDGKDIRKNAPKGNNPGQPAPLSGSHKVKNRQHTRQKHNSSHDM, from the coding sequence ATGAACAAAAACGATGGTAAAGATATTCGAAAAAATGCTCCTAAAGGAAATAACCCAGGTCAACCTGCACCGTTAAGCGGTTCTCATAAGGTGAAAAACAGACAGCACACCCGTCAGAAGCATAATAGCAGTCATGATATGTAA
- a CDS encoding redoxin domain-containing protein, which produces MLKKIIASVALLSLITVAIVQAMDNESKENDEKDALGGLKIGAKAPNFSLKTLDGKQVELSDYKGKKVMLNFWATWCPPCKKEMPDMEKYTQQAGDDVVVLAVNIDPENDVQSFVDDNGITFTIPLDSQSAKNPVNERYKILSIPTTYFIDKEGIIRNKVISAMQLKDMERNINSMQ; this is translated from the coding sequence ATGCTTAAAAAAATTATTGCTTCGGTGGCCTTACTGTCACTTATTACAGTAGCGATCGTGCAGGCTATGGATAATGAATCAAAGGAAAATGACGAAAAAGATGCTTTGGGAGGATTGAAAATTGGAGCTAAAGCACCGAATTTCTCCCTGAAAACTTTGGATGGGAAACAAGTTGAATTATCTGATTATAAGGGTAAAAAGGTAATGCTGAATTTTTGGGCAACGTGGTGTCCGCCTTGCAAGAAGGAAATGCCGGATATGGAGAAATATACACAGCAAGCGGGTGATGATGTCGTCGTACTTGCTGTCAATATTGACCCGGAAAATGATGTACAATCCTTTGTAGACGATAATGGAATTACTTTTACCATTCCGCTGGACAGTCAAAGTGCAAAAAATCCAGTGAATGAGCGCTACAAGATTCTTAGCATACCAACAACTTACTTCATCGACAAAGAAGGCATTATCAGGAATAAGGTAATTTCAGCCATGCAACTAAAAGATATGGAACGAAATATAAATAGTATGCAGTAG
- the thiO gene encoding glycine oxidase ThiO has protein sequence MNSIYDAIIVGGGVIGGSIAFQLAKRGKKVLLLEKDRLASKASSAAAGMLGAQAELDADNPLFTLASRSRGMFPALSEELKDISGIDIELVNKGMFKVALTNDQVAELKNKIRVQQDAGLEAEWLSTSEIRKTEPLLSDEIMGAMFIPKDGQVSATRLSLAFTESAAALGVDIKEFVHVSDLVTENGCITGVVTNIGGFSSENVIVAGGAWSAFLLEKSGMKLDSYPVKGECFSVLTDRPLLEKTIFSHGCYLVPKVGGRIIVGATVKANTFDQKVSLDGISTLIEKATQLLPAIKGTELEKTWAGIRPQTGDGLPYFGEHPACKGLFVATGHFRNGILLSPITGVLIADIVERKTDPEWSAFRLDRSIHTLFS, from the coding sequence ATGAATTCCATATATGATGCAATCATTGTTGGGGGAGGAGTAATAGGTGGATCCATTGCTTTTCAATTAGCCAAACGAGGTAAAAAGGTCCTTTTGTTGGAAAAAGATAGACTTGCCAGTAAAGCATCCAGTGCTGCAGCCGGGATGTTAGGGGCTCAAGCCGAGTTAGATGCTGATAACCCGCTTTTTACATTGGCAAGCCGAAGCAGGGGGATGTTTCCTGCACTGTCGGAAGAATTAAAAGACATAAGTGGAATAGACATCGAATTAGTGAACAAGGGCATGTTTAAGGTGGCGCTAACGAATGATCAGGTAGCCGAGCTGAAGAACAAGATCAGAGTCCAGCAAGATGCGGGACTTGAGGCTGAATGGCTATCCACTTCCGAAATAAGGAAAACGGAACCGCTTCTATCGGATGAGATTATGGGAGCCATGTTCATTCCGAAGGATGGACAAGTTTCAGCCACTAGGCTTTCGCTCGCTTTTACTGAATCTGCAGCTGCCCTTGGTGTAGATATAAAGGAATTTGTTCATGTCTCCGATTTAGTTACGGAAAACGGATGTATAACGGGAGTGGTCACGAACATTGGTGGATTTTCAAGTGAAAATGTCATCGTAGCAGGTGGGGCATGGAGTGCTTTCCTCCTTGAAAAATCAGGGATGAAACTCGACAGTTATCCTGTAAAGGGAGAGTGCTTTTCCGTCCTGACCGATCGTCCATTGCTTGAAAAGACAATCTTCTCACATGGCTGCTATCTTGTGCCCAAAGTTGGCGGAAGAATCATTGTCGGGGCAACGGTTAAAGCGAACACTTTCGATCAAAAGGTAAGTCTTGACGGGATTTCTACGTTAATAGAAAAGGCAACGCAATTGCTACCGGCGATTAAAGGAACCGAATTGGAAAAGACATGGGCAGGTATACGCCCCCAAACTGGGGACGGCTTGCCGTACTTTGGTGAACATCCAGCATGCAAAGGACTTTTCGTTGCAACGGGGCACTTCAGGAATGGTATCCTGCTTTCACCAATTACAGGTGTACTTATAGCGGATATTGTAGAAAGGAAGACAGATCCCGAATGGTCCGCTTTTCGATTGGATCGTTCGATACATACCCTTTTTTCTTAA
- a CDS encoding HesB/YadR/YfhF family protein, with the protein MKLTISDQAAKWYIDELGLQEGTHLRFYVRYGGHSTVQSGFSLGIMPEEPETAAVVTTMNEINFYVEEKDLWYFDGHDLLITFNEKLTEPEFHYEKSA; encoded by the coding sequence ATGAAACTGACCATTTCCGATCAAGCAGCTAAGTGGTATATTGATGAGCTGGGGCTTCAAGAAGGCACTCATTTGCGCTTTTACGTAAGATATGGCGGGCATAGTACCGTCCAAAGCGGCTTTTCACTAGGTATCATGCCAGAAGAACCTGAAACTGCAGCAGTCGTAACCACTATGAATGAGATAAATTTTTATGTAGAAGAAAAGGATTTATGGTACTTTGATGGTCACGATTTACTTATTACTTTTAATGAAAAACTGACTGAACCTGAATTTCACTACGAAAAGAGTGCTTGA
- a CDS encoding thiazole synthase: MLKIGSYEFSSRLLLGTGKYPNFDVQKQSVEVSETEILTFAVRRMNIFEASQPNFLEKLDLKKYTLLPNTAGAKTAKEAVRIAHLAKASGLCDMIKVEVIGCQKTLLPDPIETLKAAEELVKLGFTVLPYTSDDVLLAKRLEEVGCHAIMPGASPIGSGQGIINPLNLRFIMEQSEVPVIVDAGIGTPSDAAIAMELGADGVLLNTAVSGAKDPVKMAKAMKLAIEAGRLGYEAGRIEKNDYAIASSPVEGLSIG; this comes from the coding sequence ATGTTAAAGATTGGTTCTTATGAATTTTCTTCAAGATTATTATTAGGTACTGGAAAATATCCAAACTTCGATGTTCAAAAGCAATCAGTGGAGGTTTCGGAGACGGAAATATTAACATTTGCGGTCCGGAGAATGAACATTTTTGAAGCCAGTCAGCCCAATTTTTTAGAAAAGCTTGATTTGAAAAAATACACACTCCTTCCCAATACAGCAGGAGCTAAAACAGCCAAAGAAGCAGTGCGCATAGCCCATCTTGCAAAGGCATCTGGCTTATGTGACATGATTAAGGTAGAAGTCATTGGCTGTCAAAAAACACTGCTGCCTGATCCGATTGAAACATTGAAAGCTGCTGAAGAATTAGTGAAACTGGGATTCACCGTATTACCCTATACTTCGGATGATGTGTTGCTCGCTAAACGCCTGGAAGAAGTGGGGTGCCATGCAATAATGCCTGGAGCTTCACCAATTGGCTCTGGTCAAGGCATTATAAACCCACTGAACTTACGATTCATCATGGAACAATCAGAGGTTCCAGTAATTGTTGATGCAGGGATTGGAACGCCCTCTGATGCGGCAATCGCCATGGAATTAGGGGCGGATGGCGTATTGCTTAACACTGCTGTTTCCGGAGCAAAAGACCCCGTCAAAATGGCGAAAGCAATGAAACTTGCCATTGAGGCAGGTCGATTAGGGTATGAAGCAGGAAGAATCGAAAAAAATGATTACGCGATAGCAAGCAGCCCAGTTGAAGGATTGAGCATTGGATGA